TCCCACCGCGCCGGCATCGTCCACCGCGACATCAAGCCGGCCAACGTCATGCTGACCCGGACCGGCCAGGTCAAGGTCATGGACTTCGGCATCGCCCGCGCCATGGGCGACGCCGGCATGACCATGACGCAGACGGCGGCCGTGATCGGCACCGCCCAGTACCTCTCCCCGGAGCAGGCGAAGGGCGAGCAGGTCGACGCCCGCTCGGACCTGTACTCCACGGGCTGCCTGCTGTACGAGCTGCTGACCGTCCGCCCGCCGTTCATCGGCGACTCCCCGGTCGCGGTCGCCTACCAGCACGTGCGTGAGGAACCGCAGCCGCCCAGCAACTTCGACCCCGAGATCACGCCCGAGATGGACGCGATCGTCCTGAAGGCGCTGGTCAAGGACCCGGACTACCGCTACCAGTCGGCCGACGAGATGCGTGCCGACATCGAGGCGTGCCTGGACGGGCAGCCGGTCGCGGCCACGGCGGCGATGGGCGCCATAGGGGTACCGGGCGGTTACGGCTATCCGCACCCCGAGCAGCACACGGGCGCCGGGCACCCGGTGGACCCGGGCGCGCAGACGTCGATGCTGCCTCCCATGAACCCGGACGACGGCGGCTACGGGTACGACGACCGCGGCGCCGGCCGTCGGCGCCAGCCGCAGAAGAAGTCGAACCTCTCCACGATCCTGCTGGTCCTCGCGGGCATCCTCGTGCTGGTCGGCGCGATCCTCATCGGCAGGGCCGTCTTCGACAGCGACGACCCCAAGCAGGTCACCGTCCCGGCCCTGGTCGGCAAGACGCTCCAGGACGCGCAGACCACGGCGACCACCTCGGGCCTGCAGGTGACCCAGGCGGGCAGCGAGACGTGCGAGCAGCCGAAGGGCTCCGTCTGCCGCCAGGACCCGGCGGCCGACGGCAGCGCGACGATGGACGAGAACGGCACCATCAGCCTCTGGCTGTCGGAGGGCGCGGCCAAGGTCAAGGTGCCCAACGTCATGGAGCAGTCGAAGGAGCTGGCGACCACCAACCTCAAGGGCGAGGGCTTCGAGGTCAAGGTCGAGACGCAGGAGTCGGAGAAGCCCGAGGGCACGGTCATCAAGCAGGACCCCGAGGGCGGCACGGAGCACGAGAAGGGCACCGAGGTCACCCTCACCATCGCCGTCAAGGGCAAGGTGTCGGTCCCCCGGGTCATCGACAGCCAGTTCGACAACGCGAAGGCGCAGCTGGAGACGCTGAAGTTCCAGGTCGTCCGCGAGGACGTGGACAGCGAGCAGCCGGCGGGCCAGGTCATCGACCAGAACCCGAAGCCGGACGAGCGGGTCTCCGAGGGCTCGACGGTCACGCTGAAGGTCTCGAAGGGGCCGCAGCAGCAGAAGGTCGACGTGCCGCAGGTCACCGGCCTGCTGCTGGGTCAGGCCAAGCAGGTGCTGGCGCAGCGGGGCCTGCAGCTGGCCGTCTCCGAGGGACCGGACAACGACGCGGTGTTCGTCGTCGACCAGGACCCGAAGCCCGGCAGCAAGGTGAACCCGAACGACACCGTCACCGTGAAGACCCAGGGCCTGGGCGGGAACAACGGTGGCAACGGCAACGGCAACGGCAACGGCAACGGCGGTGACAACGACGGCGAGGGCGGCGACTCCGGCTGGTTCGGCGGCGTCACGGGCGCGGTCTTCCGCACCGAGCCGTAACGGCCCGGGAGACCGCGGTTCTCGCGGGCCTGCGGGCCTGCGGGCCCACGACAGCTGACGAAGGCCCGGTCCCCTGTGAGGGGGCCGGGCCTTTTCCGTTGCCGTGATCGTCCTGGTCGCCGCGGTCACCCCGGTCGTCCTGGTCGCCCCGCCGGGGCGGGGCACGGTGGCGCGAGGGTCCGATGGCGCGAGGGTCCGGTGGCGCGGGGCGGGGCGTGGCGGTCAGCGCAGCTCGGCCGGCTTCGTCCGGTCCCCGTCGACCTTCTCCGTACGCACGAGCTCGCCCCAGACGATGTAGCGGAAGTCGGAGGTCAGGATCGGCGTGCAGGTCGTGAGCGTGATGTACCGGCCGGGCTTGGTGCGGCCGGACTCCTTGGGGACCGGCTGGAGGACGTCCACGTTGAACCGCGAGGTCTTCGGCAGCGTCTCGTAGACCTTGTAGACGAACCAGGTGTCCTTCGTCTCGAAGACGATCGGGTCGCCGGACTTCAGCTTGTGGATGTTGTGGAACTTCGCGCCGTGGCCGTCGCGGTGCGCGGCGAGCGTGAAGTTGCCCGTGCGGTCCTGCGGGAGCGCCGACTTGATCGGCTCGGTGTAGTAGCCGGCGACGCCGTGGTTGAGGACGTCCGCACTGGTGCCCGCCTTGACCAGCACCTCGTCGCCGCCCATGGCCGGTACGTGCAGGAAGCCGACGCCGCCCTTGGTGTCGAGGGCGCCCGGCCCGGTGTCGGACCAGCTGTCGCGCACCGCGTCGCCCTGCGCGTCCGCCTCGCGGTCGGCCAGGACGTTGGTCCACCACAGCGAGTAGACGACGAACAGCCCCATCAGCACGCCTGCGGTGATCAGCAGTTCGCCGAAGACACTGATGACGCCGGCGATCCGGCTGCGCGCACGTGCCACTACTTCTGTCCCGTCTTGAGGTGTCAGCCCGCTAGCGCGTCCGGTACGCCCTTGCTGCGCGGCCGTTCTTCCACCATCTTCCCCCACACGATCATGCGGTAGGTGCTGGTGAACTCCGGGGTGCAGGTGGTCAGGGTGAGGTACCGGCCCGGTCCGGTGAAGCCGGATCCGTCGGGGACGGGCTTGAGCACCGAGACGTTCGAGGGCGGAGTCTGCGGCAGGATACTCGCCATCTCGTAGATGTAGTACGCGTCCCTCGTCTCGACGACGATGGGGTCGCCGGGCCGCAGCTGGTTGATGTACCGGAAGGGCTCGCCGTGCGTGTTGCGGTGGCCCGCCACGGCGAAGTTGCCCTGCTTGTCGGAGGGCATGGCGGTCTTCAGGGCGCCTTCGGCGTAGTGGCCGGCCATGCCCTTGTCGAGCACCTTCTCCTTGTCGATGCCCTCGGCGACGGGCACGGCGACGTCGAGCTTCGGGATGTGGAGTATGGCGAAGCCCTCGCCCGCCTCGAAGACGCCCGGTTCGCCGGTGCCCCCGCCCTTCGCCCAGTCCTCCGCGATGCGGTCCTTGGCCCTGTCGACCTCCAGCCCGGCCTGCACGTTCGTCCACCACAGCTGGTAGGCGACGAAGAGGAGCATCAGCACGCCGAAGGTGATGAAGACCTCGCCCATGACCCGGCTGGCGATCACGCCGAAGCCCTCCTTGGCCGCCCGGGCGGCCCGGCGCGCCTCGACGCGGGACATGGGCGTGCCGGAGGCGGGCGCCGCGGTGGGCGCCGGGGACGCGGGCGCGCGGCGGCGGCCCCGGGACTTCGCGGCGCGCCGCCGCTCGGCGCGACCGCCGGCGGGTGGGGCGTCCGCCGCCGTGGGGCCCGCGGCCGGCGGGGCGGGATCGTCCGTCACGGGGGCGAGCACGGCCGTCGCGTCGACGCCGGGGGGCTCGGCGGCCCGGTCGTACTCCGCCGCGGGCGGCTGCCGGTACGCCGGGGGCCGCTGTCCGCGCGGCGCCGGGTCACCGTAGGTCGCCGGCTCCGGGTACGCGGGCCGCGCGTACGGCGGCTCCGCGCGCCCGGGCGGCTGTTCGCCGTAAGCGGGTTCCTGCGGCTGTGTGGCGGGCTGCGGGCGGGCGTGCCGGCCGTGGCGGCCCTGCGGCGCCTGGAGGCCGTCGTAGGACTCGTAGGCCGCGTACGGGGCCTCGTGGGCCGTCCCGTACGGCTCGTACGGGGCTTGGTACGGGTCGGGAGCGGCTGCCGGGTCCGCGAGGGGCCCGGCGGGCGCCGCGTACGGCTGCTGCGGCCACTGCCCGGGCTGCTGGGCCGGCGCGGGCTGCTGGGCCGGTTCGGGCCCCGGCTCCTGGTCCGGTGCGTTCGTCGCCCGGAACCAGGGCGACCCCTCCTGCTCGCCCCCCGTGGCGTGCCCGGGACGCCCCGGGGTCACGCGACGGCCTTGCCCACCACCGGCGCGAGACCCGCGGAACGGCCGACCGCCCCGGTGTCACCGCACTGCTCCAGCCAGTTGGCGAGCATCAGGTGACCGTGCTCGGTGAGCACCGACTCGGGGTGGAACTGGACGCCTTCCACGGCGTGCTCCCGGTGGCGCAGCCCCATGATGATCCCGTCCTCGGTGCGCGCCGTGACCTCCAGGACGTCGGGGAGCGCGGTGGGCTCGGCGGCCAGGGAGTGGTAGCGCGTCGCGGTGAACGGCGAGGGCAGACCGGTGAAGACGCCCTTGCCGCCGTGGACCACCGGGGAGGTCTTGCCGTGCAGCAGCTCGGGCGCGCGGTCGACCACGCCGCCGTACGCGACGGCCATGGACTGCATGCCGAGGCAGACGCCGAAGACCGGTACGCCCGTGGCGGCGCAGTGCCGGACCATGTCCACGCACACGCCGGCCTCCTCGGGCGTACCCGGGCCGGGAGACAGCAGGACGCCGTCGAAGCCGTCCTGGGCGTGGCCGAGCTCGACCTCGTCGTTGCGCAGGACCTCGCACTCGGCGCCGAGCTGGTACAGGTACTGGACGAGGTTGAAGACGAAGCTGTCGTAGTTGTCGACGACGAGGATGCGCGCGCTCACTGACCGTCCACCGTCACATCATTGAACGGAAGCAGTGGCTCCGCCCACGGGAACACGTACTGGAAGAGGAGAAAGACGACCCCGAGGCCGAGCAGGAGCGCGATGACCGATCGCACCCACGCGTTGCCCGGGAGATGCCGCCAGATCCAGCCGTACATGACGTCTGCCGTCCCTTCCGTTCGATACCGCACCAGAGTACGGGGCGAACCCCCTCCGGTGGGGCGGCTGTGGAAAGCCGCCCGCGCGGCCCGCGTCACACGCCCCCGCCCGCCTTGCCCCGGCCTCTCTGCCCCCACCCCCGGCCGCCGGACGGCACGGACGGACGGGCGGACGGGCGGACGGGCGGAGCGAGACGGCGCCGGGGCAGGGGCCGGGGGGACGCCCGGTCAGGCGGCCGGCTCGGCGTACCGCAGGTCGACGGTGCCGGTGTAGCCGGGCAGCGTCATGGCGCCGCGCGAGTCGACCTTCCAGCCGAGCCCGTACGCCTTCACGTACAGCTGGTAGTTCTGGACGGCGGGGGAGAGCGCGAGGGCCCGGCGCAGCCTGCCGGTGTCGCCGACGGCGGTGATCCGGTAGGGCGGGGAGTAGACGCGGCCCTGGAGGATCAGGGTGTTGCCGACGCAGCGGACCGCGCTGGTGGAGATCAGCCGCTGGTCCATGACCTGGATGCCCCGTGCGCCCCCCTGCCAGAGGGCGTTGACGACGGCCTGGAGGTCCTGCTGGTGGATCACCAGGTCGTTGGCCTGCGGCTCGGGGTATCCGGGGGCGGCGCGGGCGTCCGGCGGGGCGTCGTTGAGCGTGACGGTGAGGCCGTCGCCGGAGACCTCGGTGGTACCGGCCGCCTTCTCCAGGGCTCCGAGCCGGGCGTCCTCGGCCTCGCTGGAGCCGGCGTCGCGGCGGGCGAGCCCGTCGACCTCCTCGCGCACGGTCGCCGTGGTCTCCTCCAGCTTCTTGTTCTTCTCGCTGCGGTCCAGGACGAGATCGGAGAGGCGCAACAGGGAGTCGTCCGTGCGGATGTTGGTGCCCCTGGCCGTGTTGAAGCTGGTGACGAAGATCAGGCCCGCGAGCGCGAACACGGCGGCCGTCAGCAGCCGTACCGGCCGCCACTTCCCGCGCCGGGCGGCTCCCGTGGGAGAGTCGGCTGAATTGCTCAACGTACCCTTATCTCCTTAGGCGTCGCCGAAGCACTACGCTAACGGACGCCTGGGCGAGGAGGCGGGCCACCTCGCTCCGAGCCCAGTACCAGCCAAAGTCACCGTTTCCGCGCGGTCACGCAGCGCATCGACAGGAGAGTCCCTCGTGCCGAAGTCACGTATCCGCAAGAAGGCCGACTTCACGCCGCCCCCCGCCGCGAAGCAGGCGACCGCCATCAAGCTGACCAACCACAGCTGGGTCGCCCCGGTCATGCTGGCGCTCTTCGCGATCGGGCTGGCGTGGATCGTGGTCTTCTTCGTCACCGACGGCACGCTGCCCATGGAGTCGCTGAGGAACTGGAACGTCGCCGTCGGCTTCGGCTTCATCGCCGCCGGCTTCGCCGTCTCGACCCAGTGGAAGTAGCGGAAGCGCCCTCTCACGTCAAGCACTCGTGAGGGTTATCCACAGCGTTGTACACAGCCGTGGAAAAGGTCAGACCATCTGTGGATAACCCGCATGGTGTTGACGCCGATGTGACTGCGCCACACACCCGAGCCCTGTCGTAGCGCCCCTCGCCGCACCGAAAAGACCCAGGTCAGCGACGAGGGGCACGGGTGTTCCCGACAGGCGGCAGTGGAGTCGTCACAGGCTGTGGACAACTATGGGGAAAGCCGGTGCTCAGCTGAGCGCGGCCGTCCTCATCACGGTCATGACGACGGTCGCCACCAGCACCAGCGCGCAGACGCCCCACTGCACCACGGGCCGCCGCTCCCGCGGGCCGCTGACCAGGCCGTACGCGATGACCGCCCCCGCGACCAGTCCGCCGAGGTGCGCCTCCCAGGCGATGGTGTCCCGGAAGACCACGGTGATGAGGACGTTCAGGGCGATCAGCCCCAGGACCGGCCGCAGGTCGTACCGCAGCCGCCGCACCATGACGAACGTCGCGCCCATCAGCCCGAACACCGCGCCCGACGCGCCGAGGGAGCCCTGGTTCGGCGCCGCGACCACATAGGTCAGGGCGCTGCCGGCCAGCCCCGACAGCAGGAACAGCGCGAGGTACCGGACCCGGCCGAACGCCGCCTCCAGCGGACCGCCGAGCACCCACAGGCCCAGCATGTTGAAGCCGATGTGCCAGACCTCCTGGTGCAGGAAGACCGACGTCACCATCCGGTACCACTCGCCGTCGGCGACGCCGATCACCCGGCCCAGCTGGAGGTCGTAGGCGAGACCGATGAGCAGCGTTCGGTCGACGAAGTCGGCGACGAACAGGCCGGCCAGGAAGACCAGGGCGTTCGCCCCGATCAGCACCTTGGTGACGAGGTGGGGATCACCCGCCGTGAGGGGACCGCCCGCGATGTTGCGGGGACGTGCGGCCGCCGCGCCGTGGCCCGTGCCCGACCCGCTCCGCACGCACTCCGGGCACTGGAAGCCCACCGACGCCTCGACCATGCAGTCCGGGCAGATCGGCCGCTCGCAGCGCGTGCACCGGATGCCGGTCTCCACCCCGGGGTGGCGGTAGCAGCTCGACAGCCCGTGCGGCGCCTGGTCCTGCTCCATGGGGATCCCCTCGTCGTCGTGCGCGTACCAACGCCCCGCCCATCCTTACGGACGGGCGGGGCGGAAAGGTTCCCCGGCGGACCGGAGACGGCTCCCCGGCGGGACCGGCCACCCCGGAACCGGCGGGCCGGGGGCCGGTGGGCAGGTGTCCGGCGGACCGGGCGGCCGGGTGACCGGCGGACCGGAAGACCAGCGGACCGGTGGGCCGGGTGATCGGCCGGACCGGATGACCGGGGCGGTCGCCCTCGGTCGGTCGGTCAGCGGGACTCGACGACCACGGACTCGATGACCACGTCCTCCACCGGACGGTCGGTGCGCGGGTTGGTCCGGAGGGCCGCGATGGCGTCCACGACCTTCTTGCCGGCCTCGCTGGTGACCTCGCCGAAGATGGTGTGCTTGCCGGTCAGCCAGGTCGTCGGCGCGACGGTGATGAAGAACTGCGAACCGTTGGTGCCCGGACCGGCGTTGGCCATGGCCAGCAGGTAGGGCTTGTTGAAGCCCAGGTCCGGGTGGAACTCGTCCTTGAACTCGTACCCCGGGCCACCCGTGCCGTTGCCCAGCGGGTCACCGCCCTGGATCATGAAACCGCTGATCACCCGGTGGAAGACCGTGCCGTTGTACAGCGGGTCGGTGGTCTTCTGACCCGTCGCCGGGTTCGTCCACTCGCGCTCACCCTTGGCGAGCTCGACGAAGTTCCGGACCGTGACCGGCGCGTGGTCCGGCAGGAGCCGGATCTCGATGTCGCCGTGGTTCGTCTTCAGGGTGGCGTACAGCTGCTCGGCCACGATGTGCCTTCCTTAGGTCTTCTCGTACGGTTCCGATCCTCGCATGGAAGCCGCGACGGCGGACAAAAGCGAGGAGGGCCACGCGACGATGCCCCGGATGCGCGCACCCACATGCCGAGCGCTGGGCCCGGAGGCATGATTTCGAAAAGGGCGGAAAGGTGAGATATCAACCCGCCACCCAGGAGGAGGATCCCGTGACCCGCATGGACAGCGTGCGCGCCGCCACCGACACGGCGAAGGAGAGCGTGCTGCACGCCGCGGACGTCGTGGCGCCCTACGCCGGCGCGGCCAGGGAACAGGCCGCGCTCTACGCGCACGCAGCGCGCGTGAAGGTGGCGCCCAAGGTTTCCCGAGCCGCCCAGCAGGCCGCTTGTCAGGCCCGCGCGCAGTACGGCGCCTACGTCGCTCCGCACGTGCCGCCGAAGGTCGACGCCGCCGCGCAGCGCGCCGCGTACCGGACCCGGCTGGCGGCGCGTCAGGCCGCCGACTTCACCGTGCCGCGGGTGGAGAGCGCGGTGGCCGCCGCTGGACCGGTGGGCGCGGAGGCCGTGGCCCGTTCCACCGCCGCCCTCGCCGCGCTGCGCGGTCAGGTGACGGTGAAGGAGGTCAGGAAGCTGGTGCGCAAGCACGAGCGCCGCGCCAGGATGCGCCGCGTGGCCAAGGGAATGGCCGTGGCGGGCCTGGTCATCGGCGGTGCCGTGGCCGTGTGGAAGTGGTGGGACAACCAGGCCAACCCGGACTGGCTGGTGGAACCGCCCACTGAGGTCCCCGAGCGTTCCCCGCTCGTGTCCGTCGACGGCAGCGGACCGGACGCGTCACTCGCCGAGGCGGACGCGGGGAGCGGGTCGACGGAGGCCACCGGGCTGGAGACGAACGAGAACGGCGACGAGCGCCGCTGACGTTACGGCGCCGCGGTGACGGCGGCCGCGGCGACGGGCACGACGGCCTCCGCCCCCACGGGGGCGGAGGCCGTTCCCGCGTGGGCGGGGGCCGTCCGCACACGAGCGGAGGCCACGTCCCCGGCAGGGGCGGCGGCCGTGTCCCCGGCACGGGCGGCGCGCATGCGGCGCACGGCGGGCGAGGAGCCGTGCGCCTCGGCGCGGATCCGCTGCTTGATGGTCGGCGGCAGCGCCCGCTCCCCCGCCGCCGCCCGCCCGGGCACGGGACTCGGCACCGGACCCGCGGTGGGCGCGGCCGACCGCTGTCCCGGCAGGGCCACCGCGGCGGAGGCCGGGCCGGCGGCGGGCGGGCGGCCGGAAACCGGCCCGGCGGTGGGCGCGGAGCGCCTCAGGGAGGCGAGGACACCGCAGAAGAAGGAGACGATTGCGGTCCAGAACTGCTGGATCCTGACGGCGGCCATGGCCCCTCGCTTTCCCACACATCCCGATTGGGCGATCTGCATACCTTTCTCATGATGTGTACGCAACTCGGGATCCGGGGGAGCGACGCCGCTGTCGCGCAGATCTTCCGATGAACACCACCCGTCCGGAGCAGCACCGGGTGGCACGCGCGCGCGGAGCACGGTAGAGGACCTCCCCGATGTCCTGCCTGAGCCCGTCCCGAGCCCGCCCGGCCCCGCGCCCGGCCCCGGCCCCCGGTCTCGTCCCGGCCTCTCCGGCCTCCGCCCCCCGGGCATCGCCGCCCGGCCCCGCCCCGGCCCCGCCCCGGCCTCCGGGCGCCGTAGGACGCCCTCTGCCGTGCGCGGAAGACGCGAAAAGACCCCTCCCACCGCGGTGTCCGCAGGTGGGAGGGGTCTTCCGGAAGTGGAGCCTAGGGGAGTCGAACCCCTGACATCTGCCATGCAAAGACAGCGCTCTACCAACTGAGCTAAGGCCCCGGGGACCGCCCGGTCGCGGCGGTCGCAGACCAGAGTACCGGGTGACCGGGGGTGTCCCGCAAAAGCATTGGGGCTCCCCGTGGAACACCACTCTCCGTAAGATGCTCCGCGAGGTTCGCAGCAGCGAACCGGAGCGATGGGGAGACGCCATGGATGCCGCACAGCAGGAATCGACCGCCAGAGCCAGAGAGCTCCAGCGCAGTTGGTACGGGGAGCCGTTGGGGGCGCTCTTCCGTCGGCTCATCGACGACCTCGGGCTGAACCAGGCCCGGCTCGCCGCCGTCCTGGGTCTTTCCGCCCCGATGCTGTCGCAGCTGATGAGCGGCCAGCGCGCAAAGATCGGCAACCCGGCCGTCGTCCAGCGCGTCCAGGCGCTCCAGGAGCTCGCGAGCCAGGTCGCCGACGGCAGCGTCAGCGCGGTCGAGGCGACCGACCGGATGGAGGAGATCAAGAAGGCGCAGGGCGGCTCCGTCCTGACCGCCTCCAGCCAGGCGCCGACCAGCTCGGGCGCGCCGACGGTCCGCCGTGTCGTCCGTGAGATCCAGTCGCTGCTGCGCTCCGTCGCCGCGGCCGGGGACATCATCGACGCCGCGGACTCGCTCGCCCCCACCCACCCGGAGCTGGCAGAGTTCCTCCGGGTGTACGGCGCCGGGCGCACCGCGGACGCGGTCGCGCACTACGAGGCCCACCAGAGCTGACGACGGCGGCGGACAGCGGGCGCCAGCGGGCGCATCGGACGGCATCGGACGGCATCGGCATCGGCGGAACGGGGGCGGCACGGCGCGATGGGTGAGGTCTTCGCGGGGCGGTACGAGCTGGTCGACCCGATCGGGCGCGGGGGCGTGGGCGCCGTGTGGCGGGCCTGGGACCAGCGCCGCCGCCGGTACGTGGCGGCGAAGGTGCTCCAGCAGAGCGACGCGCACACCCTGTTGCGCTTCGTGCGGGAGCAGGCCGTGCGCATCGACCACCCGCACGTCCTCGCCCCGGCGAGCTGGGCCGCCGACGACGACAAGGTCCTGTTCACCATGGACCTGGTCGGCGGCGGTTCGCTGGCGCACGTCATCGGGGACTACGGGCCGCTGCCGCCGCGGTTCGTCTGCCTCCTGCTCGACCAGCTGCTGTCCGGACTGGCCGCGGTGCACGCGGAGGGGGTCGTGCACCGCGACATCAAGCCGGCGAACGTCCTGCTGGAGGCGACCGGGAGGGGGCGGCCGCACCTGCGGCTGTCCGACTTCGGCATCTCGATGCGCAAGGGCGAGCCGCGCCTCACCGAGACCCACTACGTCGTCGGGACGCCCGGCTACTTCGCGCCCGAGCAACTGACCGGCGCGGAACCGGACTTCCCGGCCGACCTCTTCGCGGTCGGCCTGGTCGCCCTGTACCTGCTGCAGGGCCGTAAACCCGACTCACAGGCGCTCGTGGAGCACTTCAGGGCGCACGGG
This portion of the Streptomyces changanensis genome encodes:
- the pknB gene encoding Stk1 family PASTA domain-containing Ser/Thr kinase codes for the protein MEEPRRLGGRYELGSVLGRGGMAEVYLAHDTRLGRTVAVKTLRADLARDPSFQARFRREAQSAASLNHPAIVAVYDTGEDYVDGVSIPYIVMEYVDGSTLRELLHSGRKLLPERTLEMTVGILQALEYSHRAGIVHRDIKPANVMLTRTGQVKVMDFGIARAMGDAGMTMTQTAAVIGTAQYLSPEQAKGEQVDARSDLYSTGCLLYELLTVRPPFIGDSPVAVAYQHVREEPQPPSNFDPEITPEMDAIVLKALVKDPDYRYQSADEMRADIEACLDGQPVAATAAMGAIGVPGGYGYPHPEQHTGAGHPVDPGAQTSMLPPMNPDDGGYGYDDRGAGRRRQPQKKSNLSTILLVLAGILVLVGAILIGRAVFDSDDPKQVTVPALVGKTLQDAQTTATTSGLQVTQAGSETCEQPKGSVCRQDPAADGSATMDENGTISLWLSEGAAKVKVPNVMEQSKELATTNLKGEGFEVKVETQESEKPEGTVIKQDPEGGTEHEKGTEVTLTIAVKGKVSVPRVIDSQFDNAKAQLETLKFQVVREDVDSEQPAGQVIDQNPKPDERVSEGSTVTLKVSKGPQQQKVDVPQVTGLLLGQAKQVLAQRGLQLAVSEGPDNDAVFVVDQDPKPGSKVNPNDTVTVKTQGLGGNNGGNGNGNGNGNGGDNDGEGGDSGWFGGVTGAVFRTEP
- a CDS encoding class E sortase, with amino-acid sequence MARARSRIAGVISVFGELLITAGVLMGLFVVYSLWWTNVLADREADAQGDAVRDSWSDTGPGALDTKGGVGFLHVPAMGGDEVLVKAGTSADVLNHGVAGYYTEPIKSALPQDRTGNFTLAAHRDGHGAKFHNIHKLKSGDPIVFETKDTWFVYKVYETLPKTSRFNVDVLQPVPKESGRTKPGRYITLTTCTPILTSDFRYIVWGELVRTEKVDGDRTKPAELR
- a CDS encoding class E sortase, which translates into the protein MTPGRPGHATGGEQEGSPWFRATNAPDQEPGPEPAQQPAPAQQPGQWPQQPYAAPAGPLADPAAAPDPYQAPYEPYGTAHEAPYAAYESYDGLQAPQGRHGRHARPQPATQPQEPAYGEQPPGRAEPPYARPAYPEPATYGDPAPRGQRPPAYRQPPAAEYDRAAEPPGVDATAVLAPVTDDPAPPAAGPTAADAPPAGGRAERRRAAKSRGRRRAPASPAPTAAPASGTPMSRVEARRAARAAKEGFGVIASRVMGEVFITFGVLMLLFVAYQLWWTNVQAGLEVDRAKDRIAEDWAKGGGTGEPGVFEAGEGFAILHIPKLDVAVPVAEGIDKEKVLDKGMAGHYAEGALKTAMPSDKQGNFAVAGHRNTHGEPFRYINQLRPGDPIVVETRDAYYIYEMASILPQTPPSNVSVLKPVPDGSGFTGPGRYLTLTTCTPEFTSTYRMIVWGKMVEERPRSKGVPDALAG
- a CDS encoding aminodeoxychorismate/anthranilate synthase component II — encoded protein: MSARILVVDNYDSFVFNLVQYLYQLGAECEVLRNDEVELGHAQDGFDGVLLSPGPGTPEEAGVCVDMVRHCAATGVPVFGVCLGMQSMAVAYGGVVDRAPELLHGKTSPVVHGGKGVFTGLPSPFTATRYHSLAAEPTALPDVLEVTARTEDGIIMGLRHREHAVEGVQFHPESVLTEHGHLMLANWLEQCGDTGAVGRSAGLAPVVGKAVA
- a CDS encoding DUF881 domain-containing protein, producing MSNSADSPTGAARRGKWRPVRLLTAAVFALAGLIFVTSFNTARGTNIRTDDSLLRLSDLVLDRSEKNKKLEETTATVREEVDGLARRDAGSSEAEDARLGALEKAAGTTEVSGDGLTVTLNDAPPDARAAPGYPEPQANDLVIHQQDLQAVVNALWQGGARGIQVMDQRLISTSAVRCVGNTLILQGRVYSPPYRITAVGDTGRLRRALALSPAVQNYQLYVKAYGLGWKVDSRGAMTLPGYTGTVDLRYAEPAA
- the crgA gene encoding cell division protein CrgA, which gives rise to MPKSRIRKKADFTPPPAAKQATAIKLTNHSWVAPVMLALFAIGLAWIVVFFVTDGTLPMESLRNWNVAVGFGFIAAGFAVSTQWK
- a CDS encoding rhomboid family intramembrane serine protease, producing the protein MEQDQAPHGLSSCYRHPGVETGIRCTRCERPICPDCMVEASVGFQCPECVRSGSGTGHGAAAARPRNIAGGPLTAGDPHLVTKVLIGANALVFLAGLFVADFVDRTLLIGLAYDLQLGRVIGVADGEWYRMVTSVFLHQEVWHIGFNMLGLWVLGGPLEAAFGRVRYLALFLLSGLAGSALTYVVAAPNQGSLGASGAVFGLMGATFVMVRRLRYDLRPVLGLIALNVLITVVFRDTIAWEAHLGGLVAGAVIAYGLVSGPRERRPVVQWGVCALVLVATVVMTVMRTAALS
- a CDS encoding peptidylprolyl isomerase, with the translated sequence MAEQLYATLKTNHGDIEIRLLPDHAPVTVRNFVELAKGEREWTNPATGQKTTDPLYNGTVFHRVISGFMIQGGDPLGNGTGGPGYEFKDEFHPDLGFNKPYLLAMANAGPGTNGSQFFITVAPTTWLTGKHTIFGEVTSEAGKKVVDAIAALRTNPRTDRPVEDVVIESVVVESR
- a CDS encoding DUF5324 family protein, with product MTRMDSVRAATDTAKESVLHAADVVAPYAGAAREQAALYAHAARVKVAPKVSRAAQQAACQARAQYGAYVAPHVPPKVDAAAQRAAYRTRLAARQAADFTVPRVESAVAAAGPVGAEAVARSTAALAALRGQVTVKEVRKLVRKHERRARMRRVAKGMAVAGLVIGGAVAVWKWWDNQANPDWLVEPPTEVPERSPLVSVDGSGPDASLAEADAGSGSTEATGLETNENGDERR
- a CDS encoding DUF6344 domain-containing protein — protein: MAAVRIQQFWTAIVSFFCGVLASLRRSAPTAGPVSGRPPAAGPASAAVALPGQRSAAPTAGPVPSPVPGRAAAGERALPPTIKQRIRAEAHGSSPAVRRMRAARAGDTAAAPAGDVASARVRTAPAHAGTASAPVGAEAVVPVAAAAVTAAP
- a CDS encoding helix-turn-helix domain-containing protein yields the protein MDAAQQESTARARELQRSWYGEPLGALFRRLIDDLGLNQARLAAVLGLSAPMLSQLMSGQRAKIGNPAVVQRVQALQELASQVADGSVSAVEATDRMEEIKKAQGGSVLTASSQAPTSSGAPTVRRVVREIQSLLRSVAAAGDIIDAADSLAPTHPELAEFLRVYGAGRTADAVAHYEAHQS